A stretch of the Macaca mulatta isolate MMU2019108-1 chromosome 16, T2T-MMU8v2.0, whole genome shotgun sequence genome encodes the following:
- the CD7 gene encoding T-cell antigen CD7 isoform X1, with translation MAGLPRLLLLPLLLALARGLPGALAAQEVQQSPHCTIAPVGGSVNITCSTSGELHGIYLRQLGPQPQNIIYYEDRVVPTTDKRFQGRIDFSGSQDNLTITMHHLQPSDTGTYTCQAVTEINVYGSGTLVLVTEEQSQGLHRCSDAPPTGSALPVPPTTSALPALPTASALPALPTASALPVALAVVSFLLGLALGVACVLVRTQMKKLCSSRDKNSAACVVYEDMSRSRCNTLSSPNQYQPHGASQWTMTPPPGSLPCPAPLSRGGSLTVLWLHLPTMAKEGFSVGWAWALSPLLSVPAHPPTGPNPRQPGRGPETSLPPTAAPEIKASSFLF, from the exons ATGGCCGGGCTCCCGAGGCTCCTGCTGCTGCCCCTCCTCCTGGCGCTGGCTCGTGGCCTGCCTGGGGCCCTGGCCGCCCAAG AGGTGCAGCAGTCTCCCCACTGCACGATTGCCCCCGTGGGAGGCTCCGTCAACATCACCTGCTCCACCAGCGGGGAACTGCATGGGATCTACCTGAGGCAGCTCGGGCCACAGCCCCAAAACATCATTTACTACGAGGACAGGGTGGTGCCCACTACGGACAAACGGTTCCAGGGCCGCATTGACTTCTCGGGGTCCCAGGACAACCTGACTATTACCATGCACCACCTGCAGCCGTCGGACACTGGCACCTACACCTGCCAGGCCGTCACGGAGATCAATGTCTACGGCTCCGGTACCCTGGTCCTGGTGACAG aGGAACAGTCCCAAGGATTGCACAGATGCTCGGACGCCCCGCCGACAGGCTCTGCCCTCCCTGTCCCGCCAACAACCTctgccctccctgccctgccaacagcctctgccctccctgccctgccGACAGCCTCTGCCCTCCCTGTGGCCCTGGCAGTGGTCTCCTTCCTCCTCGGGCTGGCCCTGGGGGTGGCCTGTGTGCTGGTGAGGACGCAG atgaagaaactgtgctCGTCGCGGGATAAGAATTCGGCAGCGTGTGTGGTGTACGAGGACATGTCCCGCAGCCGCTGCAACACGCTGTCCTCCCCCAACCAGTACCA GCCCCACGGTGCTTCTCAGTGGACAATGACGCCTCCTCCGGGAAGCCTTCCCTGCCCAGCCCCGCTGTCACGAGGAGGAAGCCTGACTGTCCTTTGGCTGCATCTCCCAACCATGGCCAAGGAGGGCTTCTCTGTGGGATGGGCCTGGGCACTCAGCCCTctcctgtcagtgccggcccacccaccaacaggccccaaCCCCCGGCAGCCCGGCCGAGGACCGGAGACCAGTCTGCCACCCACAGCCGCACCAGAAATAAAGGCTTCTAGCTTCCTCTTCTGA
- the CD7 gene encoding T-cell antigen CD7 isoform X2 → MAGLPRLLLLPLLLALARGLPGALAAQEVQQSPHCTIAPVGGSVNITCSTSGELHGIYLRQLGPQPQNIIYYEDRVVPTTDKRFQGRIDFSGSQDNLTITMHHLQPSDTGTYTCQAVTEINVYGSGTLVLVTEEQSQGLHRCSDAPPTGSALPVPPTTSALPALPTASALPALPTASALPVALAVVSFLLGLALGVACVLVRTQMKKLCSSRDKNSAACVVYEDMSRSRCNTLSSPNQYQ, encoded by the exons ATGGCCGGGCTCCCGAGGCTCCTGCTGCTGCCCCTCCTCCTGGCGCTGGCTCGTGGCCTGCCTGGGGCCCTGGCCGCCCAAG AGGTGCAGCAGTCTCCCCACTGCACGATTGCCCCCGTGGGAGGCTCCGTCAACATCACCTGCTCCACCAGCGGGGAACTGCATGGGATCTACCTGAGGCAGCTCGGGCCACAGCCCCAAAACATCATTTACTACGAGGACAGGGTGGTGCCCACTACGGACAAACGGTTCCAGGGCCGCATTGACTTCTCGGGGTCCCAGGACAACCTGACTATTACCATGCACCACCTGCAGCCGTCGGACACTGGCACCTACACCTGCCAGGCCGTCACGGAGATCAATGTCTACGGCTCCGGTACCCTGGTCCTGGTGACAG aGGAACAGTCCCAAGGATTGCACAGATGCTCGGACGCCCCGCCGACAGGCTCTGCCCTCCCTGTCCCGCCAACAACCTctgccctccctgccctgccaacagcctctgccctccctgccctgccGACAGCCTCTGCCCTCCCTGTGGCCCTGGCAGTGGTCTCCTTCCTCCTCGGGCTGGCCCTGGGGGTGGCCTGTGTGCTGGTGAGGACGCAG atgaagaaactgtgctCGTCGCGGGATAAGAATTCGGCAGCGTGTGTGGTGTACGAGGACATGTCCCGCAGCCGCTGCAACACGCTGTCCTCCCCCAACCAGTACCAGTGA
- the SECTM1 gene encoding LOW QUALITY PROTEIN: secreted and transmembrane protein 1 (The sequence of the model RefSeq protein was modified relative to this genomic sequence to represent the inferred CDS: inserted 1 base in 1 codon): MQTWPLVFPGPVSWPFGALLLLAASLSAQNEGWDSPICTEGVVSVSRGENTVMTCNISNAFSHVIIKLRAQGQESTIFNEVAPGYFSRDGWQLQVQGGVAQLVIKGTRDSHAGLYTWHLVGRQRNNRQVTLEVSGAEPQSTPDAGSWPVPVVVTAVFILLVLTVMFAWYRCRCSQQRQEMKVFFLEPQXLRVGVQQGLSRASPGLWTPDPKPTPRPPALVVKPSALGALELLSPQPLFPDAIDP, encoded by the exons ATGCAGACCTGGCCCCTGGTGTTCCCCGGCCCCGTTTCCTGGCCCTTTGGGGCCCTCCTGCTCCTGGCTGCCTCCTTGAGTGCTCAGAATGAAG GTTGGGACAGCCCCATCTGCACAGAGGGGGTGGTCTCTGTGTCTCGGGGCGAGAACACCGTCATGACCTGCAACATATCCAACGCCTTCTCCCATGTCATCATCAAGCTGCGTGCCCAGGGGCAGGAGAGCACCATCTTCAATGAGGTGGCCCCAGGCTACTTCTCCCGGGATGGCTGGCAGCTCCAAGTTCAGGGAGGCGTGGCCCAGCTGGTGATCAAAGGCACCCGGGACTCCCACGCTGGGCTGTACACCTGGCACCTCGTGGGACGCCAGAGAAATAACAGACAAGTCACACTGGAGGTTTCAG GTGCAGAACCCCAGTCCACCCCCGACGCTGGGTCCTGGCCTGTGCCTGTGGTGGTCACTGCTGTCTTCATCCTCTTGGTTCTTACGGTCATGTTCGCCTGGTACAGGTGCCGCTGTTCGCAGCAACGCCAGGAG ATGAAGGTCTTCTTCCTAGAACCCC TCCTCAGAGTGGGAGTACAGCAGGGCCTGAGCAGAGCCTCCCCTGGCCTGTGGACCCCAGACCCCAAGCCTACTCCGAGGCCGCCGGCACTGGTGGTCAAACCCTCAGCACTTGGAGCCCTGGAGCTGCTGTCCCCACAACCCTTGTTTCCAGATGCCATAGACCCATAA